A single window of Sphingobacterium sp. ML3W DNA harbors:
- a CDS encoding efflux RND transporter permease subunit, translated as MKISEISIKRPSIIIVIFLLLTIGGIGSYLNLGYELVPKFDVNVITVQTVYPGAAPSEVETSVSKVIEDAVSSLENVKKIETKSMESVSVVMITLNTGADVNFLLTDAQRKINAVINDLPEDAETPSLSKFSLDDVAIMNLSVTSSLSEKELYDLLDQKIQPVFARILGVAKIDLTGGEEREIQVSVNPEKLEGYGLTISDVQKIIASSNLDFPTGSIKSRNSQTTIRLSGKFTSLDQMRNLPITTPSGVSIRLSDIADVQDGIKDIEKISRIDQKNTILMQVFKQSDANAVAVSKLVKETIAVVEKDYAEQKIKIDVASDSTDYTINAASNVMHDLMIAVALVGFIMLFFLHSLRDAFIAVVAIPLSLIATFIGLFVMGYTLNLMSLLGLSLVVGILVDDAIVVIENIHRHMQMGKSKVRAAYDGAAEIGFTVTAITLVIVVVFLPIALSTGLVSDILRQFCVTVIFATLISLLVSFTVVPWLYSRYGKLSHISNNTFFGRILEKFEAGLQKLTHGISGILEWSLHSRKNKVITLLLTIVMFVASLGLLFKGYIGTDFFPGNDKGEFYLQLELNKDASIEQTNFMTQKAESYLAGRPEIERVITTVGQASDGMMAGTSGTKYKSEMQIYLKEGQNKLESTKVYSAKLKREMENHLVGAKVKTVSIGIMGAEQAPLNLTVIASSQKDALEFADKAAALLRNISGATEVKLTSEDGNPEINVQLDRDKMNALGLNVATVGMTMQTAFSGNTDTKYRAGDTEYDINIRYDEFGRGSMDDVKNLKFINAKGESIKLEQFADIGYGSGPTLLERRDKSPSVSVQAQVVGKPAGTIATEWEAEFSKLKLKPGVSFKWGGNMENQQEGFGTLGIALLASIVLVYFVMVALYDSFATPFIVLFSIPLSFIGAFLLLALTNQTLNIFTILGIIMLIGLVAKNAIMLVDFANHKKEAGFNTYDSLVAANHARLRPILMTTIAMVIGMVPIAMAQGDGADMNRGIAIVIIGGLLSSLFLTLIIVPVVYSIFDGIQRKFGKHEKVDYEAEMVADYVPSDDYVDEMSTKH; from the coding sequence ATGAAAATTTCTGAAATATCTATAAAACGACCGAGTATCATCATTGTCATATTCTTATTATTGACAATTGGTGGTATAGGGTCTTATTTAAATTTGGGGTACGAATTAGTTCCTAAATTTGATGTGAATGTGATTACGGTACAAACGGTTTACCCTGGTGCTGCTCCATCAGAGGTGGAAACTTCTGTTTCTAAAGTGATAGAGGATGCTGTCTCTTCTTTGGAAAACGTAAAAAAAATCGAAACAAAATCAATGGAAAGTGTTTCGGTCGTTATGATTACACTGAATACGGGAGCGGATGTCAATTTTCTATTGACAGATGCCCAGCGTAAGATTAATGCCGTTATTAATGATTTACCCGAAGATGCTGAAACTCCCTCTTTGAGTAAATTCTCTTTAGATGATGTGGCAATCATGAACTTGTCGGTAACATCTAGCTTATCTGAAAAAGAATTATATGATTTATTGGATCAAAAAATTCAACCTGTTTTTGCACGTATATTAGGGGTTGCCAAAATCGATTTAACTGGTGGTGAAGAGCGTGAAATCCAAGTTAGTGTCAATCCTGAAAAACTAGAGGGATATGGATTGACTATAAGTGATGTTCAGAAAATTATAGCTTCTTCTAACTTGGATTTTCCAACTGGAAGTATAAAATCAAGAAATAGTCAAACAACCATTCGTTTATCGGGTAAATTTACTTCTTTAGATCAGATGCGTAACCTTCCGATTACGACGCCTTCAGGTGTCTCTATTCGTTTGAGCGATATCGCAGACGTGCAAGATGGTATTAAGGACATCGAGAAAATCTCTCGTATAGATCAGAAAAATACAATTTTGATGCAAGTATTTAAACAGTCCGATGCAAATGCGGTGGCCGTTTCTAAACTTGTTAAGGAGACTATTGCAGTTGTTGAAAAAGATTATGCAGAGCAAAAAATCAAAATCGACGTAGCGAGTGATTCAACGGATTATACTATCAATGCAGCAAGTAATGTGATGCATGATTTGATGATTGCCGTTGCATTGGTAGGTTTTATTATGCTGTTTTTCTTGCATAGTTTACGAGATGCCTTTATAGCAGTTGTGGCGATACCATTATCATTGATAGCAACTTTTATTGGTCTATTTGTCATGGGCTATACGTTAAACCTGATGTCCTTATTGGGGCTATCGCTGGTGGTGGGGATTTTGGTCGATGACGCTATTGTTGTAATCGAGAACATCCATCGTCATATGCAGATGGGTAAAAGTAAGGTTCGTGCAGCTTATGATGGTGCTGCAGAAATTGGTTTTACAGTAACGGCTATTACACTGGTAATTGTTGTTGTATTTTTACCGATTGCACTATCAACAGGTTTGGTTTCGGATATTCTTCGCCAGTTCTGTGTGACAGTTATATTTGCAACGTTAATTTCATTACTTGTTTCCTTTACGGTTGTACCTTGGTTATACTCTCGATACGGAAAATTATCGCATATCAGTAACAACACATTCTTTGGTCGTATTTTAGAGAAATTTGAAGCTGGGTTGCAGAAATTGACACACGGGATATCAGGTATATTGGAATGGTCACTTCATAGTAGAAAGAATAAGGTTATTACCTTACTGCTTACGATAGTTATGTTTGTGGCGTCATTAGGGTTATTATTCAAAGGTTATATAGGAACAGATTTCTTTCCAGGGAATGATAAAGGTGAATTTTATCTACAATTGGAATTAAATAAAGATGCTTCTATTGAGCAAACCAACTTTATGACGCAGAAAGCAGAATCTTATTTAGCTGGACGACCAGAAATCGAACGCGTTATTACCACTGTTGGTCAAGCTTCGGATGGTATGATGGCCGGTACATCAGGTACAAAATATAAATCGGAAATGCAGATCTATTTAAAGGAGGGGCAAAATAAACTAGAATCAACGAAAGTCTATTCGGCTAAGTTGAAGAGAGAAATGGAAAACCACTTGGTAGGAGCAAAGGTGAAAACGGTATCAATTGGTATCATGGGTGCGGAACAAGCTCCATTGAATCTTACTGTAATTGCATCTTCACAAAAAGATGCATTAGAGTTTGCTGATAAAGCTGCGGCATTGTTACGTAATATTTCTGGAGCCACCGAGGTGAAATTAACCTCAGAAGATGGTAATCCTGAAATCAATGTGCAGTTGGATCGTGATAAGATGAATGCACTAGGTCTAAATGTAGCTACAGTGGGTATGACTATGCAGACTGCTTTCTCTGGTAATACAGACACAAAGTACCGTGCTGGAGATACGGAATATGATATCAATATTCGATACGATGAATTTGGAAGAGGTAGTATGGATGATGTGAAAAACCTGAAATTTATCAATGCAAAGGGTGAGTCGATTAAATTAGAGCAATTTGCGGATATTGGATATGGTTCTGGGCCTACTTTATTGGAACGTCGCGATAAATCTCCTTCGGTTTCTGTTCAAGCACAAGTAGTAGGAAAACCTGCAGGAACGATTGCTACCGAATGGGAAGCAGAATTCAGTAAATTGAAATTAAAACCTGGTGTCTCATTCAAATGGGGTGGTAATATGGAGAATCAACAAGAGGGGTTCGGTACCTTGGGTATCGCTTTACTAGCATCAATTGTATTGGTGTACTTTGTTATGGTTGCTCTTTATGATAGCTTTGCAACACCATTTATTGTTTTATTCTCGATTCCATTATCTTTCATTGGAGCATTCTTACTGTTAGCATTGACCAACCAAACATTAAATATCTTTACAATTTTAGGTATTATTATGTTGATAGGTTTGGTCGCAAAAAATGCTATCATGCTGGTTGACTTTGCAAACCATAAGAAAGAGGCTGGATTTAATACTTACGATTCTCTAGTAGCAGCAAATCATGCACGTCTACGTCCGATTTTAATGACGACGATTGCGATGGTGATTGGTATGGTGCCAATTGCAATGGCACAAGGGGATGGCGCAGATATGAACCGCGGTATAGCGATTGTAATTATTGGTGGTTTGTTATCTTCGTTATTCTTAACATTGATTATTGTACCTGTCGTTTATTCGATTTTTGATGGAATACAAAGGAAATTTGGTAAGCACGAGAAAGTAGATTACGAGGCAGAAATGGTTGCGGACTATGTACCAAGCGATGACTATGTAGATGAGATGTCTACGAAGCACTAA
- the glmS gene encoding glutamine--fructose-6-phosphate transaminase (isomerizing) — translation MCGIVGYTGPRQAFSIVLDGLKRLEYRGYDSAGIALLQQNKLAVFKKAGKVANLETAVIDHDVSSHTAIGHTRWATHGEPSDVNAHPHYTPDGQIAMIHNGIIENYQTIKNELLSKGYEFKSDTDTEVLLYFISEIKQKNNCSLEEAVRIALKRVVGAYVILLIEPEHPETIIAARKGSPLVIGIGKGEHFLGSDASPMLAYTNEVVYINDYELAIVKPNELILKNLGNERVTPYVQKLDLELAAIEKGGYEHFMLKEIIEQPQAIFDSMRGRLDLEKLTITLSGIEQYAEQICKANRIVIVSCGTSWHAGLIAEYLIEELCRINVEVEYASEFRYRNPIVNEGDVILAISQSGETADTLVALENAKSKGAIILGVVNVVGSSIARLSHAGAYTHAGPEIGVASTKAFTAQLTVLELIALKIAHIKKTIDQERYAHLLKELSAIPDKVQKILDTQIPKIREIARKYKDARDFLYLGRGYNFPIALEGALKLKEITYIHAEGYPAAEMKHGPIALVDENLPVVFVATKDRYHEKIVSNIQEVKARKGHIIAVITDGDETSKALAEDYIEIPDADEIVAPILSVIPLQLLSYYMGVERNQDVDKPRNLAKSVTVE, via the coding sequence ATGTGTGGTATAGTTGGTTATACAGGTCCTCGTCAAGCTTTTTCAATTGTTCTTGATGGACTAAAGAGATTAGAGTATCGTGGATATGACAGTGCAGGAATAGCACTGCTTCAGCAAAATAAACTGGCTGTTTTTAAAAAGGCTGGTAAAGTAGCAAATTTGGAAACGGCAGTAATTGATCATGATGTCAGTTCCCATACTGCAATTGGACATACAAGATGGGCTACTCATGGTGAGCCTTCGGATGTAAATGCACACCCACATTATACACCAGATGGTCAAATAGCAATGATACATAATGGTATTATTGAAAATTATCAGACCATTAAAAATGAATTGCTAAGTAAAGGGTATGAGTTCAAAAGTGATACTGACACCGAAGTTTTACTCTATTTTATATCGGAAATCAAACAGAAAAATAATTGCAGTTTGGAGGAGGCGGTTCGGATAGCACTAAAGCGTGTTGTGGGAGCTTATGTCATCTTGTTGATCGAGCCAGAACATCCAGAAACTATTATTGCTGCCCGTAAGGGTAGTCCATTAGTTATTGGAATAGGGAAAGGAGAACACTTTTTAGGTTCTGATGCTTCACCGATGCTTGCTTATACCAATGAGGTGGTTTATATAAACGATTATGAGTTGGCGATTGTTAAACCAAATGAACTTATTCTTAAAAATTTGGGAAATGAACGCGTAACCCCCTATGTTCAAAAATTGGATCTGGAGTTAGCCGCCATTGAAAAGGGAGGATACGAGCACTTCATGTTAAAAGAGATTATAGAACAGCCTCAGGCTATTTTTGATTCAATGCGTGGAAGACTAGATTTGGAAAAATTGACGATCACATTGAGTGGTATTGAACAATATGCCGAGCAGATTTGCAAAGCGAATCGTATTGTTATTGTTTCATGTGGCACCAGCTGGCATGCTGGACTCATAGCGGAATATCTAATCGAAGAACTTTGTAGAATTAATGTTGAGGTAGAATATGCCTCGGAATTTCGTTATAGAAATCCTATCGTGAACGAGGGAGATGTTATTTTGGCTATATCGCAAAGTGGTGAAACGGCAGATACATTAGTAGCATTGGAAAATGCTAAAAGTAAAGGAGCCATTATTTTAGGTGTGGTCAATGTAGTAGGTTCATCTATTGCCCGTTTATCACATGCGGGAGCTTATACACATGCTGGACCAGAGATTGGTGTCGCCAGCACGAAAGCATTTACGGCGCAATTAACGGTATTGGAATTAATTGCACTCAAGATAGCACATATCAAAAAAACTATCGACCAAGAGCGGTATGCACATTTGTTGAAGGAATTGAGCGCGATACCAGATAAAGTACAAAAAATCTTGGATACACAGATTCCGAAAATTAGAGAGATTGCACGGAAATATAAAGATGCCCGAGATTTTCTATATTTAGGAAGAGGTTATAATTTCCCTATTGCCTTAGAGGGTGCTTTAAAATTAAAAGAGATTACCTACATACACGCTGAAGGTTATCCCGCAGCAGAGATGAAACATGGTCCTATTGCATTGGTTGATGAAAATCTACCGGTTGTTTTTGTGGCAACCAAAGATCGATATCACGAGAAGATTGTTAGCAATATTCAGGAAGTAAAAGCAAGGAAAGGTCATATCATTGCTGTGATAACAGATGGTGATGAGACGTCGAAAGCGTTAGCAGAAGACTATATTGAGATCCCTGATGCGGATGAAATTGTTGCGCCAATTCTTTCTGTTATACCCTTACAGTTGTTGTCTTACTATATGGGCGTGGAGCGTAATCAAGATGTTGATAAGCCTAGAAATTTAGCAAAATCAGTTACTGTTGAATAA